Proteins from a single region of Aureibacter tunicatorum:
- a CDS encoding SDR family oxidoreductase — MKKILVINANGFQGKAIAQESLKAGYEVRGLVRNLPEEKLEGLEYVIGDLNDEESLSSAFQGIDGVVLQFPMAFDENVLSKYVDNIVKAANKSEVSHIVYNSGSIVLNEQEIYGLRNTAQMIESLLREANLPITFLHPRVYLDNLAAPWSVPMMFAQGILVYPIPGNLPISWISHIDLGRFVVAAFGKPELIGESIEIGGPSITGNEIAEVISEVIGQPVNYIAASPDDFEANISPMFGERLAKGISNIYRHLEANPSTYDFDAKEYEKLGVKPMEFKQWAQNVPWKMLNEIFSK, encoded by the coding sequence ATGAAGAAAATACTAGTAATCAATGCGAATGGCTTTCAGGGAAAGGCCATAGCTCAAGAAAGTTTGAAAGCTGGATATGAAGTTAGAGGTTTGGTGAGAAATCTGCCTGAGGAAAAACTGGAGGGGCTTGAATATGTAATCGGAGATTTGAATGACGAAGAGTCATTATCGTCTGCATTTCAAGGAATTGATGGAGTGGTATTGCAGTTTCCGATGGCATTTGATGAGAATGTATTGTCGAAATATGTAGATAATATTGTTAAGGCCGCAAACAAGAGCGAAGTATCTCATATAGTATACAATAGTGGTTCGATAGTGTTGAATGAGCAGGAAATTTATGGATTGAGAAATACAGCTCAGATGATTGAGAGCTTATTGCGAGAAGCAAATTTGCCAATTACATTTTTGCACCCTAGAGTTTATTTGGATAATTTGGCAGCACCTTGGTCAGTGCCGATGATGTTTGCTCAAGGAATTTTAGTTTATCCTATTCCAGGCAATTTGCCTATTTCATGGATTAGTCATATAGATTTGGGCAGGTTTGTTGTCGCTGCGTTTGGCAAGCCGGAGTTGATTGGCGAGTCGATTGAAATAGGAGGACCATCGATTACAGGAAATGAAATAGCCGAGGTGATTAGTGAGGTTATTGGTCAACCGGTTAACTACATAGCTGCCAGTCCCGATGATTTTGAAGCTAATATTTCGCCTATGTTTGGAGAAAGATTAGCAAAAGGTATTTCGAATATTTATAGACACCTTGAAGCCAATCCAAGCACTTATGACTTTGATGCAAAAGAGTATGAAAAGTTAGGAGTTAAGCCTATGGAATTCAAGCAGTGGGCTCAAAATGTGCCTTGGAAGATGCTGAATGAAATTTTTTCGAAGTAG
- a CDS encoding lysophospholipid acyltransferase family protein, translating into MQALVYALFRMFIFAIRLTPFRLLYALSDFFSWFVFSVLKYRRGVVRDNIWMCFPDKKEEEVDEIADKFQKHLSDLIVEGLKGISMSESELKKRYKFSNIELLDEYAEKGQHVIIVSGHYGNWEWASLLVEAYTKHKAIAIYKKVNNKYIDRYVRKSRSDRNTQLMPTFMTKDAFQNVPSDPTMYVMLSDQCPLKTKKAHWIEFMGIESGFLHGFEFQAKKYDYPVIYCECKKTKRGHYDARFELMTDSPREFMEGELTFAFAKRLEKTIQSQPEFWLWSHKRWKRKRPQDAPVLDFDIKMAKAASI; encoded by the coding sequence ATGCAAGCACTTGTTTACGCATTGTTTAGAATGTTCATTTTTGCGATAAGGCTCACGCCGTTTAGGCTGTTGTACGCTTTGTCGGATTTTTTTAGTTGGTTTGTTTTTTCCGTGCTAAAGTATCGAAGAGGTGTTGTTAGAGACAATATTTGGATGTGCTTTCCGGATAAAAAAGAAGAAGAGGTAGACGAGATTGCGGATAAGTTTCAGAAGCATCTTTCCGATTTGATTGTTGAAGGCTTGAAAGGCATTTCGATGTCGGAGTCTGAGTTGAAAAAAAGGTACAAATTTTCGAATATCGAACTGTTGGACGAATATGCGGAGAAGGGCCAACATGTAATCATTGTAAGCGGGCATTATGGCAACTGGGAGTGGGCGTCTTTATTAGTGGAGGCTTATACAAAGCATAAAGCAATCGCTATTTACAAAAAGGTAAACAATAAGTATATTGATCGTTATGTACGTAAGTCTAGATCGGATAGAAACACCCAGTTGATGCCTACCTTTATGACCAAAGACGCTTTTCAAAATGTTCCTTCGGATCCTACAATGTACGTGATGCTTTCGGATCAATGTCCTTTGAAAACGAAAAAAGCCCATTGGATAGAGTTTATGGGTATAGAATCGGGTTTTTTGCATGGTTTTGAATTTCAAGCCAAGAAATACGACTATCCGGTCATTTATTGCGAATGCAAGAAAACAAAAAGAGGGCATTACGACGCTCGTTTTGAATTGATGACCGATTCGCCTAGAGAGTTTATGGAAGGAGAGCTTACCTTCGCTTTTGCCAAGAGATTGGAAAAAACTATTCAAAGCCAACCGGAGTTTTGGTTATGGTCCCATAAGAGATGGAAGCGAAAAAGACCTCAGGATGCTCCTGTGTTGGATTTTGATATTAAGATGGCTAAGGCGGCATCGATATAG
- a CDS encoding response regulator transcription factor: protein MKILIVEDNEKLILELETFLHEEGFLCEKAENVAKALEKVSIYSYDLIVLDIGLPDGSGLDVLKRVKEVDPDTGILILSAKNSIDDKIVGLDLGADDYITKPFHKAELNARVRSILRRKKFEGNNVMTINEIMLDIQSKEVKINGEVLKLTPKEYELLLYFIYNRKRVLTKESIAEHLWEDNIDLADSFDFIYSHIKNLRKKMLKAGCADYIRSVYGVGYKFDLDR from the coding sequence ATGAAAATATTGATAGTAGAGGATAATGAAAAACTAATCTTGGAGCTAGAGACTTTTTTGCATGAAGAAGGCTTTTTATGCGAGAAAGCCGAAAATGTAGCTAAAGCTTTGGAGAAGGTGAGTATTTACAGCTATGATTTGATTGTATTGGATATTGGACTTCCCGACGGCTCAGGACTTGATGTTTTAAAGCGAGTGAAAGAAGTTGATCCGGATACAGGAATCTTGATACTCTCAGCCAAGAATTCGATTGATGATAAAATCGTAGGCTTGGATTTGGGAGCTGATGATTATATTACCAAGCCATTTCATAAAGCAGAGTTGAATGCCAGAGTTCGTTCGATATTAAGGCGAAAGAAATTCGAAGGCAATAATGTGATGACTATCAATGAAATCATGCTGGACATCCAATCTAAGGAGGTCAAGATAAATGGGGAAGTTTTGAAACTTACTCCAAAGGAATATGAATTGCTGCTTTATTTCATTTACAATAGGAAAAGGGTTCTGACCAAAGAGAGCATCGCAGAGCATCTGTGGGAAGATAATATTGATTTGGCCGATAGTTTTGATTTTATCTATAGCCATATTAAAAATCTTCGCAAGAAAATGCTTAAAGCAGGATGCGCGGATTATATTCGTTCGGTTTATGGTGTTGGATATAAATTTGATTTGGACAGATGA